In the Chaetodon trifascialis isolate fChaTrf1 chromosome 15, fChaTrf1.hap1, whole genome shotgun sequence genome, CTCTGTGTGCATCTACATATAACAGATGTCTGCACCACCTCCGGTGCTCCCGAGAAAGCACTCGGGTGTCCGGGTCATGATAATGCCAGGACAGCAGCCTGCTCCTGGTGGCCTGAACGTCTACACACATTCTGCCAAAGGTATATCCATCTGCCCAGTATGTACGTATATGTGTCAACATGTGCTGTTGCCTCAAATAGGTATTTTCCTTCTGTGCATGTTATCCTGCTGCTTGGAGCCAACctaatgtttttgtgtgtcgtTGTTTGCTTTAATGGCTTTGTTCTCCCTCTGCTCAGAGAATGGTGCTAGTGAGGAGTCAAGTCATACACCTCAActgaatgcagagagagaagtggtATGTACTCACTTTCCACATTCCTCTTTGTACATGTAGGGTAAACATGGTTTTACAACTAAAGCTTACAAATAATTAATGAGATCTTAAAGTCAAAGGAGATGGCAACCTGTGAAAAGAAGctaaaagaaagcaaatgatcCATCAAGTTTAAGTCAGTAAATCATGTTCTATACATCTACACAATCTAGACAAAAACCATTGTATATACATGACAAAATACATAATAGCAGGGACAATGAGGTGAAGACTGTCTTCAATGCTGATCAAgatgaaatgtaatatttgaATTGTTAAGCATCGACAAAAAACAACTCCATAGCTGTTGCATATTTCAACTTTTATAATTTCAACTCcttgtacagtatgttgtttgACTCAGTCATAATGTTCTGTAAGTCACTCTCCTAAATAgctaaaacatacagtatatttcctCATCAGGAGATTCTGAACCACTGCTTTGACGACGTGGAGCGATTCATGGCACGCTTGCAGCAGACGGCTGAGGCCCAGAGTATTCTCAAccaaaggaagaagaagaggagtggaaaggGCAAGAAGAAGGAGGACCAAAATGGTGAGACTTCTTCCATCCTAAGAATTAACAGTGACTGTAGTTTAAACTAGGatggtaaaaataaaagaaatacgCTGCATGTAAACACCCCAGCCAGACAGAACCTTCAGTAATAGTAGTATGTACAGTAGTTAGATCATGTGTTTAAGGCAGGTTAGAAGTATGAAAAACTGTAGATCAGCTGGTGGCAGAGGCGGACAGACTGAAAAGTTGGAAGTGCTTGATGGCTGTGAAGGAGTCTTGGTCGGAGATTGGCGAATGCTGCCTTCCGGCTGCAGAAGAAGAGTAGAGGCAGGGAACCGGAGACAAAGGCCGAATATTGGCACACTCCTGCATGCTGGAAATAGGTCAACAGGCAGGTGGCCAAGACATTCTTCAGGTAACttcaagaaataaaacaaagacactACTAAAGCTGGGGTCAAGTCAAACCAGGAAGACTGAGAAGCTTAAATGTTATATAGATTTTTTAGTTTCAGATCATTTTAATCATTCATCAACCTATTGTGTTGAGCTGACAGTATACCAGGCATGAAGTGGCAATCCAATGGTATGTATGTGGTAAAATATTCATACCAGACTTTCTCAATGACCAGTTTGCATCCTGTTTAAGATTTGACATGAAGATTAGTTGAAAGAGTTGAGTTGTGGAATACTGCTTCTTCATTACTGGTTACTGTACATTTCCAGTATGTTTGAGTGGGAATTtgagtgtttgtctgtcttaGCCCTGCATGTCCTGGCAACATGACCAGGGTGTTTCCCAGGTTTCTGGCCAGTGTGTGCCAATATAGGTGTGACCCTAAGACTGAAGGCAatgaatgtattaaaaatgaaatagaGGACAAGATTCTTCTTAGTCATTACCACTGGCGTCGCTTTGCTACAAGTACTGGCTGGAACAAGCTGAAACAAGTGCTCCACACCTTTGCTTGAAGACTTTATTTACTGCGGTGTTTATTACTCTCTTGTTTTCCTAAAGATAAAGCATTAAAACACGCATTTGGCAgcttaataaaaaataaatattaaaaacacttaaTAAATGATACAGATGCCAACGTATGCCATGTTTGAAAAATCACTGCATGTATAATGACAGCAGTGATCGTGGGGTGTTttggtgtctgtgtttcttATGTATTTGTTCAGATGTTTTGCTTGGAGCTGTGTCTGTGCTCTTCTGTGTGCAGATGATCTGCTGACCATGAAAGCTTGCCCTCCATCAGAGGAAGAATTTGTGGACCTCTTTCAGAAAATCAAGTACTCCCTCAGTCTGCTGGTGAGATTAAACTGGTCATATTGTGCATTGAATAACTGCGGTACATTTTGATAAGACCGCTGTACATGAAAATGTTAATGATCCCATATGCTGGTTTATTTAGGACCGTCTCAAGTCATCAATCACAGATCCTGACGCACCAGAGCTGCTCCATCCCATCTTTGTGCCTCTCAGACTGGTgggtctttctgtctttctgatgTTTCATGTGGTagttcctctgtgtctgtgtaattCTGACTGTGGCGACGTTGTCTTTCACAGATGGTGAAAAGCACTGGAGGACCAGCGTTAGGCGCGTCGGTGGTCAGCCCTGCTATGACCAGTGGTGCAGTTTCACTGCTCCAAGAGCATCTGACCGAAGAGGAAAAGGCGTTGTGGACTTCATTAGGGCCCAACTGGACTTCACCctggtctgtgtgtttatgtatgtgtgtgtaagtcttTGGGAGTGTGTCATATTGCTCTAACAAGATCGCCTTGCCCTCTTTCCCAGCTCACACCTTGGTGTGTCCGTTCCTCCATACTCACCTGTCTTCCTGGATGGGTGGCAGCCTCAGGCTTATGACTCAGCTGGCCAGCCTTTGGACGATCCCATCGAGTTGCAGCACAAACAAGATGCTTTCAGGGAGAGAAGGGCAACACAACCTCTACAGGACCAAGCTAAACAGACAGTGGAGGGCCCTGGTGAAGGCACTAATGATGTGTAAGTCTGTagatatagaaaaaaaaagtgttacatAACAAGGTATAATTATGTTTATAACAGGAGTGACACTCCTAGCCAAATTCCTAATGACTGCAATTAGCAGTATATTACCTAATAAAATCAGTCTGGAAGTTGAAATGAGAATAACTCATTTCAGTGAATCATCAGAGATTAAAATTACTGGTTTCTCACTCTGCTTTGTCAACTTGTTTCATCTACGTTTCATGTTGCGTATGTTTGAAATGATGTTTCTCTTTCAGAGATGGAAATTCGCTCCCACCAGAGGGTGAGAGACTTTACTGCTGTAGTTATGACTTTGTGGCGAGGAACAGcagtgaactgtctgtgctACAAGGAGAAACACTAGAGGTGCACAACCATAATTACACTTTGAGGTGGTGACCCACCTATAAAAGGACGCATAGTCTTGGAGTACAAGAATGTATTACATGCAGCATATCACAAAACTTGACTGATTTGTGACTCATCTTTCTGTAGGTAATTGAGTCATCAAAGCGATGGTGGAAGTGTCGGAATCGCTTTGACCAGATAGGATTTGTTCCCTTTAATATCCTGgagcctctgtctgctgtgagtgtGGTACGCAGAGAGTCAAAGgtacagtacagacacacacctacacacaccaGTGCCTCAAAcgtcacacacactgtggctgtTTGCGTCATGCCACCTTGCAGTTTTTATTCATTCCTGCTTTTCCACATCAAAAGACGGCCATTTCCCCTCGGACAAAATACTTCTCATATGCTCCACCAAGCCCAATTGGGACCAGTCCTCCACCTATAAGCCCACTGAGACCACAGAGCATGGTTTTACCGTCCACAACGATGCATGAAGACAGTGACCGAGGTAACAAATCTATCCATGTTGAATATCTGCCATGATAAATCATAAAGAGGGGCTTGTTAGAATATCAAGTGAGTTCATCTTCTACAAATCTGCAGCCAATAAACTCAACCAGTTAGATGGCAAGTTAGTAAAAattcagcaaaataaacataaatgaataaagGAAGGCCATAGTTTAGGGAAGTTGTTGAAtcaacacaaatattttttcataCCTACACAATACAGGGATCTGCTGCATGAACACTGAAGTATTCTCTAATGTGTCCTCAAATAGAGCACGTTAAGAGAACAGACGGTAGAATATTTCAGcatttaacagcagcagcagatcttgAAGGCAGGTTCAATTGGATGTTTTTATCTTTGTCCTTAAAAATACTGGGATAATGTTGATAGTAAGTACAGAGATAACTGGCCATAAGCAGACCTCAGACTGTGTGGCATGTCTTCAATCATGACACATTTTGTTAACACCTTCCATGAATATTTATCACATTACAGTCAATTCAAAGAGCCCTGGAGGTTGAGCCCTAATCTTGAAATTGTATTTGCAGTCCTGATAATGAATGATGAGCTTCTTGAGCGGCTGGCTGGGAAAAGAGGCTCAGTCCGTCCAGTGGTGGTCCCCCGCACACCTGACACTTCTGTTCCCCTGAACTACCACTCACCTTCTGCCGAGGTGGAGGCCTGGCTCACCAGCAAGGGCTTCAGTCAGCAGTGAGTGTGcgctgctggaaaaaaaacatccagttCAGACTGTTTCCAGAAACCTGATTCAGAACAAGGCTATTTACAACTTTGGTTTTGGTTTGGTCCAGTGAGATGTATATAGGTGCTTATTGGACACTTGGGTTCTGCGGACTTaaagaacaaaaaggaaaatgcaaTCAAAGTCATCCACAGTTTATTGCattacacatgcagcacatgcaaCTGTCAGACATGCTCATTGATTTTGTTTGGTACACAATGGCGCCCTCACATGTCAGAACATCCTCCCTGTTAATGTTTATGTATTGCAACTTAGCTGTGAAGTGAGGGGAGCTGGAGCTGAACTAAAATAGTGCGCTAGGAGGACGTTTAGGTGcaacaagaaaataaagaggTGAGGCATTTTAGATTATTCCAGTTTAAACAACTGGATTCCTCAAAGATACTGATATCCAGGTTAAAGGTGAACGTTTAACAATGAAAGCTCTCTGAAGGTGAACAGACACCAACACTGGTTTTGTTGCTTTCTTCCTCAGGACGGTTCAGAGTCTGGGCATTTTAACTGGAGCGCAGCTTTTTTCTCTGAATAAGGAGGAACTCCGCACTGTCTTACCAGATGAGGGTTCAAGGGTTTACAGCCAAATCATGGTGCAGAAGGCCCTTCTCGAGGTTTGTCCGATGTTtttctggatgtgtgtgtttgcatggttATGCTTGGGTCCATGTGTTCTGAGCTAGCTGTTTGCTCAGCCTTGGCTTATGCACAGACTTGCGTCATATACCACACTGTTACTGACCTATATTAAACAAAGATTATTTACTTTTCAATTTACAAACCCCAAATACATATTAGCTCTTATAGTTCTTTCATATGTTCTATAGATCAATAATTTCAGTAAGTGGATTTTACAGTTGTTAATTACTCAACAGCCTTCTCGTTCTTCTCGATATTTCACAATGGGAGTCTTCAGGGGtgtgttttaatttgactttgacaGCATAGACTTTGGCTATAATGTGATCAGATAGAACTGAAACTTAATTGCATCTGTGCTTTTCAAATGACAGTTTCAAATTAATGGACTACAACTGCTATTTTGATGTTTGCTCAAAAAACAAAGCTTCCTTCATATTTCTTgattaaatcacattttgtcCGTGTCGTCTGCAGGACGTGCGCAAAGCCACAGAACTGGAAACGGTGATGGAGAAGCAAAAGATGAAACTCGACCTGAAACAGTGAAGTAGTGTGACAGAGCTTTCGAACATCTACTAACGCAGATGTGGCATCAAAGATTGATGGAGACACTCTAAATGCTGTATACACAGCTGTATGCTATACAACTATACAGCTGGATTTAAATCTTTAATGCTGTTACATCTCTTATGTGCTACAGATTACAGATGCAGAAAAGCAAACTGTGTGGAAGGTAAAGCTCACTCATTAATACTAATTGACATTGGGACTATTTTTATcttctgtttttaaaacatttggGGTTTTAAACTTTAAATTCTCAGCAGAATTTCCTAAAGTTATTCTTACCATTTGGTGTTCATCATGTGTTTTACAATTTAAATATCTGTATTATACTTTATTAGGGCAgtatctgaaacatgacaagaaacagaaacagacagtaCTAATAAACATAATCACAGACTAATTATTACTTTGACATGTTAGCAACAATGACCTGAATCTGACTTTTAGAGTGAAAATAGAAGCtatatgtttaaaaatgttttgactcCGACTACAGGACAGTCAGATGTTTCATCGATTCAGAGTTTTTATTGCTTGCATGTCAAACTGTATTAAGACAGTGTTGCTTGTTGCAGACAGATGCTCTttcaaaccaaaaacacaaaaactgatgTCATAAATACACAATTTTATTCATGACTCCTATGATGTTCTACGGAGACTAAAATATTTCACGGTCTTCAGCTGTGTATCATGACATAATGTACAATACTGAAACATAAGGGACACATTTCTGTCAATGTACTGGCTTGAATAAAacattatgtgtatttttatatgATAGCTATGAGTTTGCTGCAATCCTTCTTCCCATATTCTGACACATATAAGTTAAATGATCAAGACATACAATTTCCAGAAAATTAGGTGAAAAATTCTAGATACCATATATAATTTAATAACACATTTTACGAGCTCTATGAAGAATTCAAAAAGCAAGTGACACTGAAGATGCCAATATGCATGAAATCCAAATAATTCTAGAGCTCAGtaacagcaggtggaggtgaatCATCATCAATCAGTTTTGCAGCACAACACCTTCCTTCAGTATTTTTTTACACTGACAGCATCAGCACTTTTTACACATAACATTCACCACGGGCAAAATGTTCTGGTGTAAAGAGCAATCGTTTGATTTAGGCTCAACTATGAACAACTATTCCCATTTCAGACAGTTCCTGAGAAAGTCTTGCACTCGCCTTGAAACTGTTTACCATCATAATTAATTTGTTCTGCCTCAGTATATATAGAATTTATCCTCTATATAACATGTGTATCATCACATAGCAGATTAATTTGTCTACATAAACATAAATTTGAGCTATTTCATGAGCTATTTAGATTACTGGTCACTATGATTTtggaaaaaaagctgaaatatcTAAAATAAATGAGCACCTTCAATTTGATCCATTAGTCAGAGGTACTTTGGCATACAGTATTAGGTGATTGTGGGATACATTCTGATGTTGGACCTGCTTTGAGCCAAGACATAAAAAGATCTACATTTCAGCTGGAAATCAGCTACTGAGCCACTAACAATTTCCGCACCTATTATTCATGTTTAATTCATTAAAAACTATTTGATTAAACAAAAATCTGTGAATCTAAGTGCACTCACTGAGGTAAATTATTTGGTAGGAACACTGAATATCACTCATTATTTTCAATCACTGTGGTCACACGAGACCGACCTTTgagcagcaggagaagaggTAGTATCGCTAATTCTCACTGCGTTCGACTCTGAGCCTCTTCACATTTCGTAGAGGATGGTCTGGTCACAGCCTTCCCAGTTCAGGAGCTCCTTTCCCTGAAACCACAGCTGGATCTCCCTCTGTGCCCCCTCCAGTGAATCACTGGCATGAGCCACGTTCCTTTAAATGACCAACACATCAATATTTTACCTCCATGAAACATGGAATCCTCTCACAAGATGCAAGACCTGTAAAGTGGCAGTCTCATGAGGTTATTATTTAATTTTGAAACTTATTGTCCACATAAATGGCATCATGTTACCTGCTGACATGAACGCTGAAATCTCCTCTGACAGTGCCTGCCTGGGCCTCAGCTGGGTTAGTATGCCCCACCATTGTACGTGAAGACTGGATCACTTTGTGCCCCTCCCACAcctgcacaaaacaaaacaacacacatatgcacacacaaaaagaagatATTCAAGACTCATTTgtatcaaaacaaaaaataaaagagaagtATAAATAAGGGAGCATCCCAcaaggaggcagacagaggagcaCTCACCATGACAACCACAGGCCCTGAGGTCATGTAGTGCACTAGACTGGGATAGAAAGGCTTAGTTCTCAGTTGACAGTAGTGCTGAGACAGGAGATCCTCAgacaccttcacagcagaggcAGCTACAGTTAAAACTTCAACAGAGGAAGCgcacatcacacaaacacatctatGTGAGACTTCTGTACCTGCAACATTTTAAGGCCAACCAGCTTGAAGCCCCGCTGCTCAAACCGCTGGATGATCTGTCCAACAAGACGACGCTGAACTCCATCTGGCTTTACAGCTATGAGAGTCCGCTCCGTCACACCTGGAAGACCTGGTggaacacacagaaaagaacTTCTACTGACTTCTACAGCTCTAACTCATGCATAGTGCCTACATTAGTAACCTACAGAGAAGTAATGACCCAAAGTCACCCACATGCAGGGAAACAGACATAACCCGCCATTCTGCACTGCACGTTTGTTACTTTATGTTTTATGATGCTAACTTCTGTACTGTTGGTTAAGTAAGGTTTTTAATTCAAGACTATTTTTACTCTGCGGTATTGCTACTTTTTCGTAAAAGGTGGCAGCAACACCAGCAGCTAATGAATGGCTGCATGCGATCAATTCCATTCACACGTGACCCGCCACGAGAGCAAGTCAGTCTACTGGCATTTAACTTGAGGACTGCAATGGAAGTTTCgttctggggaaaaaaaatgggtGGCGTTCATGGTACTGTGCTTTGCCCATTACGCACAATGCGCGCAGGCTTTGGCCCGATTACGCACACCGCAGGTCACTGTGTCAGTTACCTCCACCATCACCACTATCTTCTGTGCATCTAACCTAGTTCCAGTTCATGACCCCATAAGTTTGGCAAGCGATTTGTTTTCTCAAACGGCCCCGTTAAGTTCGGAACAAATTGATAAGGTAAAGTATCTTTGACTCGGTGCAAAAAATGTTCAACAGTAATGTGTTGTCTAAATCAAAGATATGGATATTTTTGTCATCATCACACATTCGACACAGAGAGATTTGTTAAGTAAATCGATCAATATCTACGTCACAACATTAAATCCTGGAAGAGAGTAATTCACATCTGAAGTAGGAAATAAGAAATGTCACTTACTCGATGTGCTCCTGTGCgcagcagctctgtgtccaTGAAGCAGCGCAGTGGGAAACCTGGACAGTAAACTTTTAGCGGTTTCTGGATTCGCTGAATGAAACTGCGGAAGAATTCTGCTAAAAATGGACCGCTGCAACATGACCGTGTTTTGACGTCTTCTGTCAGCCTCTGGAGAGAGGAGTCAACCCTCCCCAATGAAACCACCCGAGTCATCCCCCTGCCTGCCTGACCCCATGAGTGTCACTCAAACTGAAACGTATTTAACTCCAGTGATGCCAAACGCCCCCCAGTATGTCTTGAAATTCACCTCTATCCTCATCTATATCCAGCTGTTTAAGGGCCAAACGCTGACCCTACACTTTAGTTTCCACAACTAGAtctgtgaaaacatgatttcagtTTAGTTAAGGTCCAAAATTACCATAATCATGGCACAACACTGTTCACTGGTATTCCACCAAGTAAGGCATTTTCATGAAGGTGGTGGACTTGCATGAGGGGATAAAAATACAATGAACCCTCTTTTGGATCATTTTCAAAGGTCCAAAACCGTTGGCTgctacacttcccataatgcaacttcaCAATGTCTTTAATAAACACTCTATGCCATATAATTACCCACATCATTGAGGCCCCAAACAGTTTGTAAAGCAGGCTAGGGTTATTGTCCCCATTGAACAGCCACAGAAGACACAGTGCAACTGTCTTTAAAGGATATGAAGCAGTCCCCAATAGTAAAGATAAACCATACTATCAAAATTCCTGGACAGATTGACTGCGACACAGACCAATACTGTTCAACTGACAGAAAAGATGATGAAACATTTTGTGTCGAGTTTTTGAAGTCGTTTAATCGTTCTTCCTCTGCGGATGTTTCCTATCTTCTGCATGCTGTGTCCTCACACAACACTTGTCACATGCCACGCATTAAACCTGCTGATGCTTCATCTTCGTCAAAGGCTTTTACCAGTTCACAAAATTAAAATTGGTTCTGCTTTATGCATTGACTCTGTCAAGACCAAGTACTTGATTATTTGTGCAAGTGTTCTAAGAATGCATGACCGAAAAACACTACTCAGCTATGAATTTAAGTTAAAAGCAATTTTAAAAAGATGATACTAACAAATGTAAAGTAAAACAGTGTAAACATACAGAAAAGTCTTCAGTCTCTTAATACAACCATTATTCTCACAAACAATACTGTAACAACACTGCAAGAGTAAATAAATTCATGAAATAACAAATACCTGAGTTTTACTAAAAAAGCACTTTATTAATCAAGcaggttttctttttcagaatgGAATGATATGAAAGATCTTAAGTTGAGAGTCCGTCTCCTttggagatgaaaaaaaattgaaggcaaaatgaataaaagcagacattttaaaaactcaaaatgaGTTGAAAGTGCTCAGTCCCAGCCCAGCTTTGTAGCGGAGGCGTGGGAAAGAAGGCCTGGCTCAGACTGCTCCAGGTCTGGGCGAAAGCCAACTGCAGACCAGGTTTACATTTCTTGCCAAATTATCATTGGCAACACATAAGGAGGGcgctgctttttaaaaaaataattaggCGCCAACCTTCTACAGTagaaatcaaagagaaaaatcagcAGCATCCTCAACCTCCAATTACTCAACCAAACAATGTGTGTTGTTCCTTCCTATTACGCTGAATAGGTGGAGCAAAGCTGAATTGAGAGGGAGTGTTGGGCAAAGTGGTCAGCACA is a window encoding:
- the eps8l1a gene encoding epidermal growth factor receptor kinase substrate 8-like protein 1a; amino-acid sequence: MSAPPPVLPRKHSGVRVMIMPGQQPAPGGLNVYTHSAKENGASEESSHTPQLNAEREVEILNHCFDDVERFMARLQQTAEAQSILNQRKKKRSGKGKKKEDQNDDLLTMKACPPSEEEFVDLFQKIKYSLSLLDRLKSSITDPDAPELLHPIFVPLRLMVKSTGGPALGASVVSPAMTSGAVSLLQEHLTEEEKALWTSLGPNWTSPCSHLGVSVPPYSPVFLDGWQPQAYDSAGQPLDDPIELQHKQDAFRERRATQPLQDQAKQTVEGPGEGTNDVDGNSLPPEGERLYCCSYDFVARNSSELSVLQGETLEVIESSKRWWKCRNRFDQIGFVPFNILEPLSAVSVVRRESKTAISPRTKYFSYAPPSPIGTSPPPISPLRPQSMVLPSTTMHEDSDRVLIMNDELLERLAGKRGSVRPVVVPRTPDTSVPLNYHSPSAEVEAWLTSKGFSQQTVQSLGILTGAQLFSLNKEELRTVLPDEGSRVYSQIMVQKALLEDVRKATELETVMEKQKMKLDLKQ
- the nme4 gene encoding nucleoside diphosphate kinase, mitochondrial, translating into MLQRSIFSRILPQFHSANPETAKSLLSRFPTALLHGHRAAAHRSTSSLPGVTERTLIAVKPDGVQRRLVGQIIQRFEQRGFKLVGLKMLQVSEDLLSQHYCQLRTKPFYPSLVHYMTSGPVVVMVWEGHKVIQSSRTMVGHTNPAEAQAGTVRGDFSVHVSRNVAHASDSLEGAQREIQLWFQGKELLNWEGCDQTILYEM